The genomic segment GGCGTTGCTTGCGTTCGTTCGCGTATTGCGAGTTCAAGAAACCGTGCGCCTTTGGGCTGAGGATGTTGAGCGGATAACGTGCGGCCAGTTCGGGCGCGCTTTCGGGCGATTCCGCCATCGGCTTGTAGCCGGGCAGGGGTCGACCGGGCTGCCATCCTGGAACGCCGCATAGCCGGACCGGTTGCCGCCGGGCACATAGTTGCCATTGGCCGCAATCGAGGACACGAATTCGCACTTGCCCGAGGGCGTCGGGAAGTTGCCTTCGGCGTGGGGGGCGTAATGGTCCTTGTCGGGCAGGGACACACGGATGAAGCCCTCGTCCTTCAACCGCGCCAGCGTGATACCCTCCAGGCGCGGATCATCCCACAGCAGATAGTCCTGCATCAGCTCTTCGTCGCTGCGCTGCCACTCCGGCTCTTCGAAGCCCATGGTGGCGGCCAGTCGGCGGAACAATTCGGTATTCTGCACCGCTTCGCCCGGGGGGGCGACGGCAGCCCCGTTGTAGGCCCAATAGAAATGGCCCCAGGCAAACATCAGGTCGTTTTGTTCGGCCTGCATCGTCGCGGGCAGAAGGATATCGGCATAGCGGGCCGTGTCGGTCATGAACAGTTCGCTGCAGACCGTGAACAGATCCTCTCGCATCAGGCCTTCGCGGATGCGGTCCTGATCGGGGGCCTGCACCACCGGGTTGATGTTATAGACCATCAGGGATTTAACCGGCGGGTCGTTCACCTCCAGCAGGGCATCGCCAAGCCCGTTGAGGTTGATGACGCGGGTGCCTTCGCGGATGAAATCGGGGCGCATGACCGCGTCCCAGTCGATCGCGAACGCGGAAAGCGTCAGGCCCATATAGCCGCCGCCGACGTGTTTCCACGCACCGGTCAGCGCAGGCAGACAAGAGATCGCGCGCGCGGCCTGGCCGCCGTTGGCGTGGCGCTCGATCGCGACGCCAAGGCGGATAAAGGCGGGATCGGTGGTCGCGTATTCGCGGGCAAAGGTGCGGATGTCATCGGCCGGGATGCCGGTGATTTCGGCCACCTTTTCGGGCGTGAACTCTGCCGCGCGGGCAGCCAGTTCTTCGAAACCGACGGTGTGGGCATCGACATAGTCCTGATCCACCAGGCCTTCTGCGATGATCACCTGCATCATCCCCAGGGCCAGCGCCGCGTCCGAGCCGGGGCGGATACGGATGTGCCAATCGGCCTGGGCCGCGGTGCGCGACCGGGTCGGGTCGATGACGACGATCTTGGCCCCGTTGCGCCGCGCCTCGTCGAGAAACGGCCATTGGTGCGAATTGGTGCTGAGCGTGTTGACCGCCCAGAGCACGATGTAACGCGAATGCACCAGGCTCTCGGGGTCGACACCCGTCGACTCGCCGATGGCCTGCTGCGTGCCGATGTCCCGTCCGACGCCGCAGAAGGTTTTTTCCGCAACCGTCGCCCCCAGCTTGTTGAAGAAGGCATCGCCCACGTTCAGCCCGTTCAACAGGCCCTGATGGCCCAGATAGCTGCAGGGCAGGATCGACTGCGCCCCGTGGGTGTCGATGATGTCGGTCCAGCGGTTGCGGATCTCGGACAGGGCCTCGTCCCAGGTGATCCGCGTGAATTCGCCCGATCCCTTCGGTCCCGTGCGCTTCATCGGATAGAGGATCCGGTCCGGGTTATGGTGGTGCGCGGTAAAGTCGTTGAGCTTGGTGCAAAGCCGTCCCTGCGTGATCGGGTGATCAGGATTGCCGCGCGCGCCCACCAGTTTGCCGTCCTTGACCGAAAACAGGATGGAGCAGGTATCGGGGCAATCCTGTGGGCAGGCGCCCACGACCGTGGTGATGTCGTCTTTCATGGAATGTCTCCTATTCGGCAGGGATCAGAGGCGGTCGCCGTTCTGATCGAAGAGGTGCAGGCGCGCGACGTCGAAACGCACGGACGTGGCGAAATCGTTGCGCGTGGCGATGTGACGTGTGGTGCGAATGCGCAGCGGCTCACCCGCAAGGGTAGCGTTGACGATGCTGTGGCTGCCCAGCGGTTCGACCGAGACGATGCGAATGGCAATGGCGTCCGCCTCGCCCGTCGACTCGTGGACGTCTTCGGGCGCACGCCCAGGGTGACGGGACCGGCGCGCACCTGGCGTGGCAGCGCGATCGGATCCTTCAGGGCATCGGATTGGAAACTGCGCCCGTCTTCGGCCACGCGACCGGGGATCAGGTTCATGGGTGGGGATCCGACCAGCGCCGCAACAGCAGAAGTGGCGGGTGTGTTGTATACTTCGTCCGGGGTCCCCAACTGCGCAATCTTGCCATCGATCAGGATGGCGATGCGGTCGGCAATGGCCATCACCTCTTCTTCGTCGTGCGAAACGTAGACGAAGGTCTGACCCTGTTCGCGTTGCAGGCGCTTCAGCTCCAGCCGCATTTCTTCGCGCAGGCGTGCATCCAACGCGGAGATCGGCTCGTCCAGCAGGACCGCACCGCTTTCGGCGGCCAGGGCCCGGCCAAGCGCAATGCGCTGCCGTTCGCCGCCGGACATCTGGCCCGGTTTCTTGTGGAGGATGTGCTCCACATGGAGAACGCGGGACACTGCCTCCAGCCGCTCAGCGATGCGGGTGGCATCGGTGCCCGCTTCACGCAGCGGAAAGGTGATGTTTTCGGCTCCGCTCAGATGCGGGAAGAGGGCGAGGTTCTGGAAAACCATGGACAAGCCCCGTTCCGAGACGCCCAGTTCGCTGCCCGAGACACCGGCCAGCGCAACCTCGCCGCCGTCCTGCTGCAACAGGCCCAGGATGATCTTGAGCACGGAGGTCTTGCCCGACGAAGGCGGGCCGAAGATGCCCAGCAACTCGCCCTTGCGGATGCCCAGGTCGATGGGGCCCAGTTCAAAGGCCGGGAACGATTTGGTGACGGCGTTCAGATCAATGGCGTTCATCGGGCGGTCCCTCCGAGGCGGTGGCCGGTTTCGAAATCAAAGGCGAGACAGCTGGCGGCCGCCAGATTGAACTGGACGTCTTCGCCGGCGATGCGGCCATTTTCATCGTCGACTGCCAGAACCTTCGTCTCTCCGATGCGCAGATAGGCAAGGCGCGACGGGCCGGACCGCTCGATCTCTTCCACGGTGCCGTGCAGAACGATATCGTCGTCGTTGCGACGCGGGCCGAAGTAGACATCCTGAGGCCGCACGCCCAGCGACAGGGTCCGGGCCGAGGCCCCCCCGGTCGAGGCACCAAGCCGCCCACCCAAGGGAATGACCGTGCCACCCGCCGCGCGCAGGACGGGGGCTCCGTCCAGGGTCTCCAACTCTCCGTCGAAAAGGTTCATGCGGGGGGTGCCGACAAAGTTGGCGACGAACCGGTTGGCGGGGCTGGAATAGACCTCGAACGGGGTGCCGTATTGCATCAGCTTGCCCTGATCGATGACGGCGATCTTGTCGGCCAGGCTCATGGCTTCGATCTGGTCATGGGTGACGTAGACCATGGTCTGACCGAATTCCCGCTGCAGCACCTTCAGTTCGGCACGCATGTAGGCGCGGAAGGTGGCATCGACGCTGGACAGAGGCTCATCGAGCAGGAAGATCCGGGGTTCGGCCACCGCAGACCGACCGATGGCCAGCTTTTGCAGTTCATTCACCGAAAGCTGTGCGGCAGGCATGTCCAGCCGGTGATCCAGGTTCATCCGCGACGCCATCGCGCGGACCTTTGTGTCGATTTCGGACCGGGACAAGCCGCGTACCTCGAGCGCGAAGGCGAGGTTCTTGTAGACGCTCATATGCGTGAAGATCGCATAGTTCTGGAACACGAAGCCGATGTTCCGATCCTGGATCGGCACCGACGACAGGTTCTGTCCACCAAAGAGGATTTCGCCGTCGGTCGGATCTTCGAGACCTGCGATCATGTTCATCGTGGTGGTCTTGCCGCAGCCCGACGGGCCCAGCAGCGCCACGAAATCCCCATCCGCGATATCGAGGTCGATGCCATCGACTGCGGTGAAATCGCCGAAGCGCTTGGTGAGGGAGCGGAGTTCGATGCTGCTCATGGCTCAGCCCTTCTTTCTGGAGGCGAATGCAAGGCCCGCGGCGGCCATCAGGCTCAGCGCCAACAGGACAGTCAGACCGATGGCGGCGACATAGGACCAATCGAGATCGGCGAAGGTCTTCTTGTAGAGGAACATGGAGATCGTCTCGGTCGCGACGCCGGGCCCGCCCTTGGTCATCACGGAGATAATGTCGAAAATCTTGAAGCATTCGACAAACCGAAGGGCGAGGCAGATGATGATCACCTGCTTCATGCGCGGCAGGATGATCTTGCGGAAGCTCTGGAAGTTGGACGCCCCCAGCAGGCGCGCGGCGGTCAGCTGATCGCGCGGCACCCCCAGCATGCCCGACAGAAGGATCAGGAACATCAGCGGCGTCCACTGCCAGGTGTCGGCCACGATGATCGCGACCACGGACCGGTCCGGGTCGGTCAGCCAGGCAAAATCGGCAGGCAGGCCGAGGTGATCGTTGATCGGCCCCGTGCTCTGGAACAGCAGAAAGAAGATGACGCCGACGACGGCGGGAACGATCATCATCGGGGTCAGCAGGATCGAGTAGAAAATGCCGCGCCCAGGGAAGGAGTCCATGAACAGATAGGCAAGGCCCAGGCCGATCGCGAATTGCAGCGGCACGGCCACGCCCATGATCAGGCCGGTGCGGCCGATCGCGCTCCAGAAATCGGGGTCGGTGGCCAGACGCAGATAGTTGTCGCCCAGGTTCCAGCTTTCCCAGGCATGATACCAGCGGACGCCATCAAGCGGCGTCCACCAGGTCAGCGACAGATACAGCTGCATGGTCAGTGGGAAGACCACGATGAAAAGCAGCAGCAGAACGGTGGGTGCCACAAAGATCCGGCCCAGCCAGCGCGGATCGGAGGCGAGCCTGGCCCCGACGGGGGTGCTGGTCGGCTCCGTCTCGCTGTCAACGGCGGCGGCGTGGTCGTTTCCGGTGATATAGGTCATTGCTTGAGCGCTCCGAAGGTGAGGCCGCGGACGAGGTGTTTCTGGATCAGAAGTCCCAGGATCACCGGCGGGATGGCAGCCAGGAGGCCGAGCGCCGCCTTCATGCCGTACATTTCACCCATGGCCGTGTTCATCGTGGACATGAAAACCGGCAGCGTGACCCACTGGCGCTGCGTCAACAGCAGAGCGAGCAGGTAATCCGACCAGTTCAGGATAAAGACAAAGAGGATACAGGTGGCGATGCCCGGCTTGACGATCGGCAGGGTGACCCGCGTGAACGCGCGCCAGCGCGAGCTGCCGGAAACCAGGGCGGCTTCCTCGATCTCGACCGGGACTTCGTCGAAATAGGTTTTCATCAGCCAGAAGGCGAAGGGCAGTGTCACGATCCCGTAGATCAGGGACAGGCCCCACCAGGTGTCGATGGCGCCAAGCGCCGCCCACATCACCATGACCGGGATCATCACCGCCAGGGGCGGGAACAGCCGCAGCTGCAGCACCTGCAACGGCAGACCCTGCATCGTTCCAAACCGGACGACCGCATAGGACGACAGCGTGCCCGCAACCACGGCGATGACCGTGCCCAGCGTCGAGGTCACGATGCTGGCCCAGAGGGGGCCGAACATGGACCGGTCCAGGCTGACGACCAGGCCCTCGGCCTCGCCGTTGAAGATGAATTCGAAGTTCTGAAGCGTCGGCTCCTGCGGCAGCCAGGTCAGGCCGCTGCCGCTGGTCCATTCGGAATAGGGTTTGAAGGCCATCGTGGCCATCCAGAACAGGGGATAGATCACCACGGCCGTAGCCAGCAGGATCAGCGCGTATTTGAGGACAAGTTGAGGGGCTGAGGGCTTCACGTCCGAATTCCTTTTGGCTGGTGCAGGGGCTCCGGGCACCCACGGGGAGAGAAAGTGCCCGGCGCGGCGGGATCAGACTTCGTCGACGAAGGTCGGCCAGGACTTGCGGCTGGCCTTGATCGAGTCGACGATCCCCTTGCGCTTGCGACGACGGATGATCTGCTCCCACTTGCGCTGTGCACCTTCCATGGCGTCGCGGGCGGACTTCTGCCCGGTCAGCGCAGCCTGGAGTTCCTCGTCCAGCGCATTGTCGAGCGCCGTCTGACCCGCAAAGTTGATTCCGGGAACCGACCGGGCGACGGTCTTGGGGATCGTGTCCATCGCGTAGGGGCGATAGTTGTCGGCCACGATCGGCTCTTTGAAGTTCGCCTGCTGCATCGGGTCCAGGAAGCCTGTCGGGCTGGACATGATGTAGGTGAATGTCCGCGTCGAGCTGAGCCATTGCAGGAACAGGAAGGCGGCCTCGGGATTGGCGGATTGGGTCGAAACCCAGCCGCTGATCGAATAGTGCAGGATCGACCGGCGATTGATCGTGTTGCCCGTGCGCCGGCCAAGCGGCAGGTGGCTGTCCATCAGGCCCGTTGCCGGGGATTTGTTGGACCCGTCCGGGTTGATGCCGTCACCGAATTTGGCAATCGCCGTGTAGGTCGCGATGCTGGGCACCTGCAGGTTCCACAGCGTCGACCAGGCCTCGACGAAGGTGAAGCTGAGCGCGTCGGGGGGCGACCACTCGAAGGAGCGGATATGCTCTTCGGCGCATTGCACGGCCAGATCGGTTGCCAGGTTCGGCTCTCCGTCTTCGGTGAAATAGTAGTAGTTCGGGCTCTCCATCGAGGCGAGGCGCATGTAGAACGTGGGCAGACCCCAGAACCGGCTCATCAGCGACCCGTTGCCGTACATCGTGCCGTTGCCGAAATCCTTGCCGGTAAAGAACTTGGCGATCTCGTCCTGTTCTTCCCAGGTGTCCGGCGCGCGCAATTCGCGGCCGACTTCGGTCATGAAGGCGTCCTGCACCTCGGGCTTGTCGTAGATGCCGCGCAGGTAATACCAGGTCATGAAGTCGCCATCGAGCGCCGTCGTGTAGTAGCGGTCGTTGTAGGTATAGAGCAGCTTGACCAGCTCTTCGGTGGCCATGCCCCGTTCCGGGTCACCCCAATCGGGTTCATACTTGGCGACATAGTCGGTGCAATCGACGGCGCCGCCCGCCTCGACCAGATCCCCGGTGGAATTCCACGGGCTGGTGTAGATGTCGTAGGACGCGCCTGCGGTGGTGACGTCCTGCATGACCTTCTTGAAGATGTCGGTCACGTTCCAGCCGACCATCTCGATCTCGATGCCGGTTTCCCGTTTCCAGACGTCGATGGGCGCATCGGCCCCTTCGCGGAAAGGTTTGGTCAGCTGGTCGATCGTGCCGTCGGGCAGCAGGATGGTCAGCTTGTCGGGGGCCTTGCCCGCGGCCTTGAGGGCCTTGATCCCCTCGATGGCGCGGCCTTCGGACATGGAGGCGTCATATTGGAACCGCTCGGCCCCGTCGAAACCGGTCGGACCGCCGGTCATGCCCGCGCTGAGCGTTTCGGCGGAGGCGGGCGATCCGAACAGCGGAATGACCCCGGAGGCCGCGACCATGGCGGCACCCGACTTCAGAAAGTTTCTCCGGGATTGACCGGGCAGGAGGAGGTTGGTTTTCATCAAGAATTACTCCGTTGGTGTGCAGACAGCCGGATGAGGGCCAGAGGGAACTTCGAGGGTTTCAGGGGGCGCACCGCAGCTTTGGCTCTGCGTCGGGCAAGGCTTCGGCCAACATCGTGGCGATGTCGGTGACCTTTTCGCGCGGTTTGCCGCGACGGGCGCCGTCGGCTTTCTCTCGGGCGTCGATCCGTCGCCAGGCGGCGAAATCCACGACCCGATCCAGTCGGGCAGCCAGCGCCGCCACAAAGGCGTCACGGGCAGCATCCGTGTCACGGCCAGTGGTCAGACCGGCCAGGACCTGGTCCGCCGTCTCGACGCCGCAGGCCCGGTTGGTGCCGATCACGCCCGAAGGGCCGCGCTTGATCCAACCGGCGGTATAGACACCGGGCAACGGCGTGCCGTCGGTGTCGTGAACCTGACCGCTGACGTTCGGAATGGTCCCGCGCGCCGCATCAAAGGGCAGACCCGGCAGGCCGAAGCCGCGGTAGCCGACGCATCCGATGACCATGCCGCCGCGCAAGGACGTCTCTGCGCCCGTGGGCACGGCACGCTGACCGAAGGCGGGGCCCTCCAGACGCATGCGCTTGAACACGACTTCTTCGGCGTGGTCGGTGCCGGTGATCCGGTCGGGCGCCATGTTGAAGTGGAAATAGATCCGGCGCGACTTTGCTGGGTCCGCCTTGCGGTCGGCGAAGCCTTTCAGGATCTTCAGGTTCTTTGCGACGCCGGGGGTGCCGGTTTCCGCAGCCTCTTCGGCGCAGGCGGGGGCAAGCCGGATCGCGTCGGGGTG from the Jannaschia sp. M317 genome contains:
- a CDS encoding ABC transporter ATP-binding protein; protein product: MSSIELRSLTKRFGDFTAVDGIDLDIADGDFVALLGPSGCGKTTTMNMIAGLEDPTDGEILFGGQNLSSVPIQDRNIGFVFQNYAIFTHMSVYKNLAFALEVRGLSRSEIDTKVRAMASRMNLDHRLDMPAAQLSVNELQKLAIGRSAVAEPRIFLLDEPLSSVDATFRAYMRAELKVLQREFGQTMVYVTHDQIEAMSLADKIAVIDQGKLMQYGTPFEVYSSPANRFVANFVGTPRMNLFDGELETLDGAPVLRAAGGTVIPLGGRLGASTGGASARTLSLGVRPQDVYFGPRRNDDDIVLHGTVEEIERSGPSRLAYLRIGETKVLAVDDENGRIAGEDVQFNLAAASCLAFDFETGHRLGGTAR
- a CDS encoding carbohydrate ABC transporter permease — its product is MKPSAPQLVLKYALILLATAVVIYPLFWMATMAFKPYSEWTSGSGLTWLPQEPTLQNFEFIFNGEAEGLVVSLDRSMFGPLWASIVTSTLGTVIAVVAGTLSSYAVVRFGTMQGLPLQVLQLRLFPPLAVMIPVMVMWAALGAIDTWWGLSLIYGIVTLPFAFWLMKTYFDEVPVEIEEAALVSGSSRWRAFTRVTLPIVKPGIATCILFVFILNWSDYLLALLLTQRQWVTLPVFMSTMNTAMGEMYGMKAALGLLAAIPPVILGLLIQKHLVRGLTFGALKQ
- a CDS encoding FAD-dependent oxidoreductase — encoded protein: MAHNVAIIGSGPAGFFTAEALLRSEADVRVDMFERLPVPFGLVRYGVAPDHQKLKSVTALFETLADHKDFTFLGNVSVGTDVSIEEMRASYDAVVVATGALRGRDLGIPGEELDGNLTATDFIGWYNGHPDFRDVKIDLSHRRAIVIGNGNVALDVCRILSKTVDELRGSDISAHALDALAESQVRDVHLVGRRGPAQAKFTAKELREFGTLAQAEPILHPDAIRLAPACAEEAAETGTPGVAKNLKILKGFADRKADPAKSRRIYFHFNMAPDRITGTDHAEEVVFKRMRLEGPAFGQRAVPTGAETSLRGGMVIGCVGYRGFGLPGLPFDAARGTIPNVSGQVHDTDGTPLPGVYTAGWIKRGPSGVIGTNRACGVETADQVLAGLTTGRDTDAARDAFVAALAARLDRVVDFAAWRRIDAREKADGARRGKPREKVTDIATMLAEALPDAEPKLRCAP
- a CDS encoding extracellular solute-binding protein — its product is MKTNLLLPGQSRRNFLKSGAAMVAASGVIPLFGSPASAETLSAGMTGGPTGFDGAERFQYDASMSEGRAIEGIKALKAAGKAPDKLTILLPDGTIDQLTKPFREGADAPIDVWKRETGIEIEMVGWNVTDIFKKVMQDVTTAGASYDIYTSPWNSTGDLVEAGGAVDCTDYVAKYEPDWGDPERGMATEELVKLLYTYNDRYYTTALDGDFMTWYYLRGIYDKPEVQDAFMTEVGRELRAPDTWEEQDEIAKFFTGKDFGNGTMYGNGSLMSRFWGLPTFYMRLASMESPNYYYFTEDGEPNLATDLAVQCAEEHIRSFEWSPPDALSFTFVEAWSTLWNLQVPSIATYTAIAKFGDGINPDGSNKSPATGLMDSHLPLGRRTGNTINRRSILHYSISGWVSTQSANPEAAFLFLQWLSSTRTFTYIMSSPTGFLDPMQQANFKEPIVADNYRPYAMDTIPKTVARSVPGINFAGQTALDNALDEELQAALTGQKSARDAMEGAQRKWEQIIRRRKRKGIVDSIKASRKSWPTFVDEV
- a CDS encoding ABC transporter ATP-binding protein, yielding MNAIDLNAVTKSFPAFELGPIDLGIRKGELLGIFGPPSSGKTSVLKIILGLLQQDGGEVALAGVSGSELGVSERGLSMVFQNLALFPHLSGAENITFPLREAGTDATRIAERLEAVSRVLHVEHILHKKPGQMSGGERQRIALGRALAAESGAVLLDEPISALDARLREEMRLELKRLQREQGQTFVYVSHDEEEVMAIADRIAILIDGKIAQLGTPDEVYNTPATSAVAALVGSPPMNLIPGRVAEDGRSFQSDALKDPIALPRQVRAGPVTLGVRPKTSTSRRARRTPLPFASSRSNRWAATASSTLPLRVSRCAFAPHVTSPRATISPRPCVSTSRACTSSIRTATASDPCRIGDIP
- a CDS encoding carbohydrate ABC transporter permease — its product is MTYITGNDHAAAVDSETEPTSTPVGARLASDPRWLGRIFVAPTVLLLLFIVVFPLTMQLYLSLTWWTPLDGVRWYHAWESWNLGDNYLRLATDPDFWSAIGRTGLIMGVAVPLQFAIGLGLAYLFMDSFPGRGIFYSILLTPMMIVPAVVGVIFFLLFQSTGPINDHLGLPADFAWLTDPDRSVVAIIVADTWQWTPLMFLILLSGMLGVPRDQLTAARLLGASNFQSFRKIILPRMKQVIIICLALRFVECFKIFDIISVMTKGGPGVATETISMFLYKKTFADLDWSYVAAIGLTVLLALSLMAAAGLAFASRKKG